In Nocardia terpenica, the genomic window TGAGTTTCGGTGAGGCGGGCGGCATCTCCCCGGCCGTGGAATCCCAGCGCCGCAACAACCGCCGCTGGTCGGCGGTATTCCTGGACCGCCAGTGGGCGGGCGATCCCGACCCCGACCGCCAGGCCCAACGCCGCCGCCTCGCGGTGGCCCTGGCCACCATCGGCGGCATGTTCGAGCTGGTCGCCGACTGGCTGCACAACAACGAGGAGGGGCGCTCGGCGGAGGTGCTGGCCGAGGACCTGGTGACATTCGTTCGCGCTGTGGATGTGGGGCGGCGGGCCTGAGGTCCCGGCCAAAAGCGTGCCGGGACCAAGAGAGTGAAGCGCGCTGGGGACCAGGAAGTGAAGCGCGCTGGGGACCAGGAAGTGAAGCGCGCTGGGGACCAGGAAGTGAAGCGCGCTGGGGATCAAGAAGTGAAGCGCGCCGGGATCAAGAAGTGAAGCGCGCTGGGGATCAAGAAGTGAAGCGCGCTGGGGATCAAGAAGTGAAGCGCGCCGGGATCAAGAAGTGAAGCGCGCCGGGACCAAGAAGTGAGGCGCGCCGGGGACCAAAGAGGGTGAGGCACGCCGGGACCAGAGGCACGCCGGGACCAAGAGGGTGGAGCGCGCCGGGAACTGGGCGTCAACTCTCATGGTTCCGGCGTGCTTTTGGCCGGAATCTCTTAGCCGCTCATTCGTTGTGGGCGGGGAGGATTCGGCCGGTTACCTCGCCGAGGGCGATGGGGCGGCCGGTGGGGCCCGGGGCGGTGGCGGTGATGGTTACCTCGTCTCCGTCGCGGAGGAAGGTGCGGGCTTCGCCCTTGACGGTGACGGGTTCGCGGCCGCCCCAGGACAATTCGATGAAGGAGCCGCGCTGGTCGCGGTCGGGGCCGGAGATGGTGCCGGAGGCGTAGAGATCGCCGGGGCGGGTGGCGGCGCCGTTGGCGGACAGGTGCGCGAGCATCTGGGCCGGGGACCAGTACATCCGGCCGTAGGGCGGGCGGGCGACCCGCTCGCCGTTCCACTCCACGGTCAATTCCAGGTCCAGGCCCCAGGATTCGCGGCCGCGCAGATACGGCAGCGGCTCGGGCTCCTGCGGCGGCAGCGGGATGCGGGCGGCCTCCAGGGCGGCCAGCGGGGTCACCCAGGCCGACAGCGAGGTCGCGAACGACTTGCCCAGGAACGGGCCCAGCGGCTGGTACTCCCACGCCTGGATGTCGCGCGCGGACCAGTCGTTGACCAGTGCCACGCCGAACACGTGCGCGGCGAAATCGTCGACCGGGATCGGGCGGCCCAGCTCGGAGCCGACGCCGACCACGAAGCCGAGCTCGGCCTCGATGTCCAGGCGCTGCGACGGGCCGAAATCCGGTGTGCCCGACTCGGTTCGGCGCTGGCCGCGGGGACGCACCACGTCGGTGCCGGACACCACCACGGTGCCCGCCCGGCCGTGGTAGCC contains:
- the fahA gene encoding fumarylacetoacetase — its product is MTGTTTRIEVPADSLFGPENLPYGVIAPAGGAPRVGVRLADSVLDLAVLLDDSTFARPSLNAFLAQGPRRWREVRERVQALAESELPAAAVHSLAAVRPVLPIEVADYVDFYASIDHATNLGRLFRPDGEALLPNWRHLPVGYHGRAGTVVVSGTDVVRPRGQRRTESGTPDFGPSQRLDIEAELGFVVGVGSELGRPIPVDDFAAHVFGVALVNDWSARDIQAWEYQPLGPFLGKSFATSLSAWVTPLAALEAARIPLPPQEPEPLPYLRGRESWGLDLELTVEWNGERVARPPYGRMYWSPAQMLAHLSANGAATRPGDLYASGTISGPDRDQRGSFIELSWGGREPVTVKGEARTFLRDGDEVTITATAPGPTGRPIALGEVTGRILPAHNE